CCTAACTCGCGAGTGCGGTTACTGGCCGTGCAATATAAGAAGCACCatataaaatgcaaaattctTAGAAATCTCTTTAAATTTTTACAAGACAAAAGGGTGGACGAGAAACGAGGGACGACATAATACCCACTTCTCTCTACTACTGAAAAAGGCTTGGTCTCTATAAAGAGCCTACGGGGTTAAATGGATGACGAGACTGGGGCCGCGCGTtcggctgttgctgctgctgctgcaccggTGAAGatatttccttttatttcattaacgGTGCTTTCTCGCTGCACGATCTCGccctgtgtgcgtgtgtgtgtgtgtgcgcttgcTAGGAGTACCGGGGAATAACAGAAACTATGAGATGCCATGCTTTacggaagatgatgatggttgttgGTTTGCGGTTTCGGGTCAATCCGCGGGTTGCCCTTTTACATTCATCCAGTCCAGTtccccctcctcctcccccACCAATATCCCGCTATTCGGGGATCTCGCGCGCACGTCCACGATGAAGAGGAAAGGAAGCTGTTAGGTATCGTGACGGAGAAGCGGTTCGTTAGTGCGGATTGGTCCACGAGGGATCGACGAGGGATTTGGTTCAATAGTAGTAATGATGCAATAGGAGGTGATCTCGTCTCTTCGGTCGCTCCAGATGAAGAACAGGAAGAGTGTatagggaaaaaaatcaagttCATGGCTGGAGGCCTCCAATTTCTACCCTCgatcacaccacacacacggGGCGCCGCTTCAAGATCATCCCTCTTATCCTCCCCTATAAGAGACCCTTCCAGAGAGGAAGAAAGGTAGGTGTGCGTATCGGTAGTTTCCATGACGGAGGTTCTGTACGAAATCTCGCAATCATCCATCTTGTTTATTgctaaaaacaaacctccAACCAAACTATTTCATCTTAACTTAGTTCCACGAGCGCGAGAGACAGACAATCCTGGGTGCTATCGAAATTATATGGAAATACCGTAGAGATCCAAGGTCTCCAAGAACTTCGTGCGTTCACTTCAAGAGCACGCATTGAGAGTTGTGCAAAATTAGCTTATTTATCCGCGTCCTCCAACACTCACGCATACCACACCTGTAACATCCTGGATTTTTGTTCGTGTTCGCGCTCTTAAAGAACTCCTTTCCCGGCAGACTGTTTCTGTTCCCCGTCCGTTTATCTGAAGAAGTTAAGAATGGCTGAAAAGTCATCTATAGACCACACGTAAAAACTCTAGCCCCGGTACGTCTAATATCCGCGCAAAAAGGAACACTCACATTATATTGTCCACTGATGTTGGGAGGTAAGCGTCCAAAAGCGGGAGGCAAATATTCCGTTAGGAGGGACCGAAGTTAACAGAGTACTTGCAATCATGGACAAGAATTCCCCTTAAGCATTCGTTAACCTGAagaacacagcacacacacacactgcacgaTTTTGAAGGTATACGAGACTGTACGCACCAAAGAAAACCGTCTTGAGATGGTGGAAGTTGATCAATTGAACTTTGCAAATGGTTCTTATTTTCTTCTAGCAACAAACGCCCGACCGACTGTACGACACGATATACCACAGTTTAGTGTTAGAAGAAACTATTTCTTCGATTAGTTCTGATCTTTAATGGAGGTTACTTCGTTAGAGTAGCAAAATGTTATTGAATTGCTATTAACTAAATCCTGGATCTTTAATACCATCATGCTGAAAAAGGAACAAGTTGAATAGCATACATGCATCTTACCATAGAAAAACATCTTGTTTCCCTTGCTCACCCATAACATCCGGTGGTATCCTCGTCTATGGTCAATCATGAATGCGCtttgtttgttgaaaatgTATCTCTCCACAGCTACAGCCCCAATCTCAACAAGAGTTGTCATCCTTCCTTCACATTGAATTTTCGATATTGCTAGCTTGGACAGGATACTCTAGAAAGAATCTTGTGCTCCCAGGAATAggcatcaccaccaccaacaacaaactaCATAATGTCCTTCTCACAACTACAATCCAAACATTGACATCCAACATGTCTTCTTTGCTGGGAAGGGTTTCGATGTCAAGTGGAATTAGATTAGAGAGAGGAACGTTCGCTTGCCATTATATTCGGTGTGATAACGGTTTTGATTTGACAGATCATACACCTTCCTCTACACAAAACGAACTGAGCACACTAAGGCAAGTTTTCTCTTAGCAACAGATCATCTCGTCTTTGACAAGAAAATGTTGCAGAGCTTGAGAGTGCTCTGTTCGTGGGGGTGGTGGAAATGGGTATGCTGTACTACAACAAATACCGTGTCGACCGAATTCGAATATAAATTCTACTCTTGCATTTCCTTCTCGTTGCGTTTGTCAACCGATAGCACACACTCCAACAtcaaaataccacacacatacCGTTTCCGTTGGGATCGTTCATGGAGGATGCGTGCGACATGGAAGACGGTGCTTGCTGCATTTGAGATCCCGCACTCGAGGATGCAACTCCCATCTGCTGTTccatctgttgctgttgctgctgctgctgatgtgcCTGTTGCTgtgcctgctgctgttgctgctgctggtgttgctgtaATGATGATGCGTGATGCAAGTGTTGCCCGCCGCCAATTATTAAACCCCCGAGAGAGGCCGACCCGGGCGGAGGAGCCAACGACGTTACGACGGTCGATTGTTGGGATGGTGGTGGtccttgttgctgttgctgctgctgcaaggAACCAGGTGTTCCCGGTGGCGGCGGTCCCAAGTTGGACACATGGTGCAGTGCCGAATGATGGTGCGCCTCGAGTGGTACCGGCTGCAGCGTGATGAGTGAGGCTGGCGGCAACTGATGGGCAACATGTGCCGCCGGTTTGCCGTACGATGGATGCATGATCAGGTTGTTGTTCTCGGTGAGATGGTGGCCGGTTACCACCGGGTAGCTCATGGTGTAACCACCGCTCGAGGAAACGGCGGTGCTGTACGACGAGGCGGCCACATTTAGAAGATGTTGCGTTTGGGCGTCCtgttgcagttgctgctgctgttgcgcgACCACATCCGACGGTTGGTGcgtctgttgctgctgatgttggcTTGTGGGGAGCATTTTGAGTATCGATCGAATTGCGAGAACTACGAGAATCGTTTACAAAGCTCTGTCTCTGTCTTTGGGATTGTTCTGCTCGTCCTAATGCCTATGAATTACGTACCGATTGAGTACCTTAAATCCTATCTTAAATCGTTTCGCTATCCGCTATTGCCGGTAGTAGTAATCTTTCAAAATTATAACCTAATATTTGGTTGCATGAGATAAATATTGGGATTTGAAATAATGGATGATTGGAAGTCAAGAAATGGTAGCGACAATCCCACGCACAAAAGATCGCTATAAACGGTTTCAGTTATTGCAATACGTTACAGTTTAATTATCTACCCGATATGCGC
This region of Anopheles marshallii chromosome 2, idAnoMarsDA_429_01, whole genome shotgun sequence genomic DNA includes:
- the LOC128717942 gene encoding myb-like protein AA — protein: MLPTSQHQQQQTHQPSDVVAQQQQQLQQDAQTQHLLNVAASSYSTAVSSSGGYTMSYPVVTGHHLTENNNLIMHPSYGKPAAHVAHQLPPASLITLQPVPLEAHHHSALHHVSNLGPPPPGTPGSLQQQQQQQGPPPSQQSTVVTSLAPPPGSASLGGLIIGGGQHLHHASSLQQHQQQQQQQAQQQAHQQQQQQQQMEQQMGVASSSAGSQMQQAPSSMSHASSMNDPNGNGMCVVF